The Radiobacillus deserti genomic interval GCGAATAAGAATGTTGTCAAACATCAAAACCAACCTAGAAAGCTATCTAAGCGGGAAAGAAGAATGAAAGTCATCATTTATATCATGATTATCGCAATGATTTTATCTTCACTATCTGCTGGATTAGCTCTATTTATTTCATAGCACCTAAAAAAGCTGAAGTATTTATTCAGCTTTTTTTGATGGCATTATACGCTACAGCTAACGTCCAAAAATCTTTTTCTGATGTTACAATCAATACTTTTGTCCCTATCGGAACCTTGGCAAATAGTTGTTCTACACTTTTGTTTTGCATTCTAATACAACCAGCAGAAACATTCTTCCCAATCGAATCTGGTCGGTTGGTTCCATGAATTCCATATGTTCGACCGTCTGTATCTTCCGCATCAAATCCAATCCACCTAGAACCTAATGGATTGTTTTGATCCCCACCTGGTATATTCTTTTTTCTATAATAAGGATCTACGGCTTTTATTAGTACTGTGTGTAATCCTTCTGGTGTTAAGGAATTCGTTGCACCAGTTGCTACTGGATAAATTTGTTCGATTTGATTATTATCTACAAAAGCTAATTGATTAGATTGTTTATTAATAATGATAAAAGGAGCACCCGGTGTTGGATTCTCACCAAATGGCCATAAAGGACTCAGAACCATGACTAAACTTAGAAAAATGCTCCGAATCATATTACCCACTCCTTTTTACTCCATACTATTCCCTAATCAAAGGAATACTACTTCACATGAGTACAAGTAAGTAAAGGTATATTTGGCAAGTTTACACATCACTCTTTTTAAAATATCTTTTAATGATTAGATACTGCTCCATTTCATACATAAGGCGAAACAGGGTAGCTCTTGCTTCAAATTCTTCCCTTGTTTTCGGTAATTCATCTTCGGAAAAGGTTCTCTTTAATTGTTTCATCGCTTCTAAGTGACGTGTTGCGGTATTCCCCGGATGCACAGATTCTGATAACGATTCAAAAAAATCTGCTAACCGGTAGCACTGGTCGTATCCTACTTGAATTTGACTAACTAATGGTAACATACGTTTTAGCAAATCAAACTGTTTGCGTCGCATCTTAAAATAGTCTGAATAAGGGTGACTCCCACGAAATATATGATTTTCTACATCTCGAGCTACGAGTCTTTCTGATTTATTAAGTAGTTCATCTGTAGCGATGATTTCTCTACCTGTCCACGTTTGGGTGCCTTCACGTAAATATACAGAAATTTCATAGAGAATGGATTTAAAGTTATCTTCTAATTGTTGCTGCGTGTTTTTTAACGTATCATCTAAACTTGGCATATAAAGATTTAACAACAACGCAACACCAATCCCAATGCCTATGATCCCCAATTCATTTACAATCAATGGAAAATCTATAACCCCCGCACTATATAAATGTAAAAGAATAACGGAACTGGAAGCGATGCCTGACGTAATTTTAAATTTAACGGTAACAGGAATAAATAAGATTAAAAGAAGTCCAATCGTAATAGGATGATAACCGATTAGTCCAAAAAGAATACAGGCAAATAAAATTGCCAGCAAGCACGCTGCAATACGATGTCCTGAACTAATAAACGAACGCTTTCTTGTAGATTGAATACAAAGAATGGTTAGAATCCCCGCGGATACATAATTGTCTAGTTGAAACAATTCTGCGATCCAAATAGATACTGGTGTGCCGATTGCTGTTTTTAACGTACGATAACCGATTTTCACGATGAACTCCTTATCACATCAAGTAGTCTTATTAAAAAACCCTTGTTACTATTGCAACAAGGGTTATAGATTAAACTTCTTCACAGTGTTGATCAAACAACGCTTGTAGTTTCGTTACCACGTCAACAGGAGAAAATCCTTCAATATCATGGCGTTCTACCATGGATATAATTTTCCCATCTTTTAATAATGCAAAAGATGGCGAAGAAGGTGGATAACCTTCAAAGTATTCCCTTGCACGCTCCGTCGCGTCCTTATCCTGTCCAGCGAACACTGTGACTAAATGGTCAGGACGCTTATCGTAATGAATCGCATGTGCAGCAGCAGGACGAGCTACTCCACCCGCACAGCCACAAGTAGAATTCACCATGACTAATGTAGTCCCTTTTTCATTCAACGCTCGATCTACTTCCTCTGGTGACGTTAGTTCCTTATATCCCGCTTGTGTTAAGTCTTCTCTGGCAGATTGCACAATGTCATGCATGTACAAATTAAAATCCATGCCTTTCAGCTCCTCCGTATAGGTCTTTTCCCCCTAATAGTAACAGGAACATTAGTTGGATTCAATTTAATTGAACTTAATAAATTGGGGTATTATCCATACTCGTTTGTTCCAAGAGCTCTTTTACTCGAGCAAGAAACTGACCACAAATCAGTCCATCCAACACGCGGTGATCAAGAGAAAGACATAAATTCACCATATCGCGAGCAGCAAACATGTCATTAATAATGACAGGTCTTTTCACAATAGACTCAACCTGCAAAATTGCAGCTTGAGGGTGATTAATAACTCCCATGGACTGAACGGAACCGAATGAGCCTGTGTTATTCACCGTAAAGGTACCGCCTTCCATGTCCTTCGCTGTTAAAGAACCAGTTCTAGCTTTATCCGCTAATTGATGAATGTCCTTCGCAATCCCTTTGATGCTTTTTTCATCAGCATTTTTGATAACAGGAACGAATAGTTCCTGTCCTTTAGCCACTGCAATAGAGATGTTAATCTCTTTTCGTTGTATGATCTTATCGCCAGCCCAAGAACTGTTCAATTGTGGAAATTCTTTTAATGCTGTAGAGATTGCTTTAACAAAGAAAGCAAAAAACGTTAGGTTGAATCCTTCTTCTTTTTTAAACTTATCCTTCATACTGTTTCGATAGCTTACTAAATCAGTCACATCCACCTCCACCATCATCCAAGCATGTGGAATTTCCGTTTTAGAGGTTACCATGTTTTTCGCTATGGCCTTTCGAACTCCTGTTACCGGAATTTCTATATCTCCAGGTAAAGCTGAAGCGGTTGAACTAGGCTGTGCTTTCTGCTCGGTTGAGACAGTAGATGCTTCTGCTTCCTGTTTTACTGATGAAGCAGAAACGCCGCCTTCCGCGATGACTTTTTCGATATCTTTTCGAGTAATTCTACCACCACGCCCCGTACCAATTACTTGTTCTAATGGAATGTTATGTTCCTGTGATAGCTTAAGCACAGCTGGAGAGTATCTCATCTTCATCGAAGAGTCTTGACTAGTCTGTTCAGGTGCATTTTCCTCCGTTGCAGTAGAGGTCTCTGATTGCACTTCTGTCTCTTGATTTCCTTCAATTTCGATATAGCACATGAGTTCTCCTACTGATAGTGTATCTCCTTCTGCTGCCACTAGCTCTTTAATTGTTCCGGTGAAAGACGAAGGGACTTCAGCGTTTACTTTATCTGTCATGACCTCTGCAATCGGATCATATTTATTTACGTGATCGCCTACTTTTACTAACCAAGTGTTTGATCGTTCCTTCTGTAACACTTTCTCCTAGTTGCGGCATATTAATTTTTTCAGTTGCCATCATACCCCTCCTTTAAAATTCAGCTAGGTCCCGAATGGCTTGTTCTACTTTGTCCGGGTTTACCATAAATCTCTTTTCCATTGTAGGTGCGTATGGCATTGCAGGCACATTTGGTCCGGCTAGACGTTTAATCGGAGCGTCTAGGTCAAACAAGCAGTGTTCACTTATAATCGCTGCCACTTCTCCTATAATACTTCCTTCTAACGTATCCTCGGTCACAAGTAGTACTTTTCCTGTTTTGGAAGCCGCTTCAATGATTGCTTCTTGATCAAGAGGATAAATGGTACGTAGATCTAGAATGTGAACATCTATTCCTTCACTTGCTAATTTTTCAGCAGCCTGTAAGGCAAAGTGAACGCACAATCCATATGTAATAACCGTTACATCAGAGCCTTCTCGCTTCACATCTGCTTTTCCAATCGGAAGTGTATAATCTTCTTCCGGTACTTCTCCCTTGATTAGTCTGTAAGCACGTTTATGTTCAAAGAAAAGGACAGGATCATCATCACGAATAGCTGCCTTTAATAGTCCTTTGACATCATAAGGAGTGGATGGCATTACAATTTTCAACCCTGGCTGATTCGCAAAAATCGCTTCTACGGATTGGGAATGATACAATGCACCGTGTACTCCTCCACCATAGGGAGCACGAATAGTAATCGGGCAATGCCAATCATTGTTACTTCGATAACGAATTTTTGCCGCTTCTGAAATGATTTGATTGATAGCTGGCATGATGAAATCGGCGAATTGCATTTCTGCAACTGGTCGCATTCCGTACATCGCTGCACCAATTCCTACACCTGCGATCGCTGATTCTGCTAACGGTGTATCTAACACCCTCGCATCACCAAATTGTTCATAAAGGCCTTCGGTCGCACGAAAAACTCCTCCACGTTTTCCAACATCTTCTCCTAGTACAAACACCTTTTCATCTCGTTCCATTTCTTCACGCATTGCTTGGGTGACAGCTTGTATATAGGATAAAACTGGCATTATCGTTCTCCCCCTTGCTCACCGTAAACAAAATCATACAACGTATCCGCATCTGGATAGGATGCTTGCTCGGCATAGTCAGTAGCTTCATTGACTTGTGTCATAATTCTTTTTTCTAGCTCTTCTTGCTTTTCATCCGTTAACAAGCCAATTTCTCTTAAATACGTAGCAAACGTACGTAACGAATCTTTTTGCTTCGCTTCTTCTACTTCTTCTTGATCTCGATAGTGACGATCATCATCATCACTAGAATGAGGTGTTAATCGATAGGACACTGCTTCAATTAAGGTTGGACCTTCTCCATTTCGCGCTCGGTCTGCCGCTTCTTTTACAACACGATAGACTTCTAACGGATCATTTCCATCCACAGTATAACCCGGCATCCCGTAGCCAATTGCACGATCTGATACCTTTTCACACGCAAGTTGGCGGTCAACCGGCACAGATATCGCATACTTGTTATTTTCCACTAAAAAAATGACAGGTAATTTATGAACCCCTGCGAAGTTTGCTCCTTCGTGGAAATCACCTTGATTAGAAGATCCTTCTCCAAGTGTGACAAAACTTACGAAATCTTTCTTTTCCATTTTTCCGCCTAAAGCTACGCCAACTGCGTGCGGAACTTGCGTAGTAACAGGAGAAGACCCTGTCACTATACGATTCTTTTTCTGACCAAAGTGTCCAGGCATTTGACGACCACCTGAGTTTGGATCCTCAGCCTTAGCAAAGCCAGATAACATAAGCTCCGTTGCAGTCATCCCGAAGGCTAAAACAACCCCCATATCCCGATAATAAGGCAACACGTAGTCCTTATTTCGATCTAAGGCATAGGCTGCCCCAACTTGGGTAGCTTCTTGACCTTGACACGAAATAACAAACGGAATTTTACCCGCACGGTTTAAAAGCCACATCCGTTCATCAATCTTTCTTGCGAGTAACATCGTTTCATACATATTCATCACATCTTCATCTGTTAAACCTAGCGCCTGATGCTTGTTGTCTGTCATACTTCTCCCTCCTTCGTTTCGAACCAGAAACTATCCATGTATTTGTTTCCCATCCACTGCTAATGCAGCCTCCCCAAAAATTTCGGACAAGGTAGGGTGTGGATGAATCGTTTCTCCTACTTCCCACGGAGTAGCATCTAGTACCATAGCTAAACCAGCTTCTGAAATCATGTCTGTTACATGTGGGCCAATCAAATGAATTCCTAATATGTCATTTGTTTGTTTATCCGCAATAATCTTAGCGAAACCATCCGTTTCCCCATAAACAAGTGCTTTTCCAATTGCTTGGAAAGGCATTTTACCTACTTTAATATCAAAGCCTCTTTCTTTAGCTTGTTCTTCTGTGATTCCCACACTTGCCGCTTCTGGATGACTATAAATACAGGAAGGTACATTATCATATTGAATTGGAAACGGTTTTTCACCGGCTATATGTTCAACTGCTACAATTCCTTCATGGGACGCAACATGCGCTAGCTGCATACCACCAATGACGTCCCCAATAGCGTATATGTGAGACTCTTTTGTTTGGTACATCTCATTCGTTTGGATAAATCCTTGTTCTGTTTTTTGTATATCTGTATTTTCTAAGCCAATATTTTCTGTATTAGGGACTCTCCCAATAGAAATGAGAATGCCGTCCGCTACAAAACTTTCTGTATTCCCGTTTATATCCGCCTCTACTTGAACTTGACTATCTGTTTGTAAGGTGTCTGCTAAGAGATTCGCATTCGTTAAGATATTGATGCCTTTTTTCTTGAGTTGTTTGTGCATTTCCTTCGCAATCTCATGATCCTCTGTCGGAAGAATTCTTGAACCATATTCAAGGACCGTTACCTCTACGCCAAAATCAGCAAGCATAGACGCCCATTCTATCCCAATAACACCACCACCTAGCACGATTAATGAGGCAGGCAATGCCTCTAGCTGTAAGATGTCATCCGACGTCATAATTTTTTTACAATCCACTTCTAAGCCAGGTAACGTTCTTGGGTGTGATCCCGTTGAAATGAGAACATTTTTCGGAATTAACATATCGTTCTCATCACCATTTTCATATTCAACAGATATTGTTCCAGCAGTTGGCGAAAAAATAGATGGTCCTAATATCCTGCCGTATCCTTCATACACATCGATTTTCCCTTTCTTCATTAAACCTTGAACTCCACGGTGCAGCGTCTCGATAATAGAAGATTTTCTACTCTGAACCTTTTCAAAATTAAGAGTTGGTTCATCTGATATAACACCAAAGTCACTTGCTTCTTTGGTCTGTCTAAATACTTCCGCACTTCTAAGTAATGCTTTAGAAGGGATACATCCTTTATGTAAACAGGTTCCACCTAGCTTTTCTTTTTCCACGATAGCAGTTTTTAGACCGAGCTGAGAGGCGCGGATTGCTGCAACGTACCCACCAGTCCCACCGCCAAGTATAACGAGATCATAATCTTTTGCCATTCATTAGCCCTCCTTCACATTCGGATATTGTTTTGGTTGTTCTTCCTCATTCAGAACACGAAGCGTTCCTTGAGCTAAGGCTTCAAGCTCATTTTCTCCAGGATAAATAAGGACATCTGCGATCCATCCTATATGATCAGAAATCATACGTACGATTGGCTTACTGTGAGCAATTCCACCAGTCAAAGCAATGGCATCCACTTTCCCTTTAAGAACTGCACTCATGGCTCCCACTTCTTTTGCTACTTGATAAGCCATAGCTTCATAAACCAGTCGCGCTGTTTCATCCCCTTGAAGCATTTTTTCTTCCACTTCTACCGCATCGTTCGTTCCCAAATAGCCAACAAGTCCTCCATGTCCTACTAGTTTCTTCATAACCTCTTCTCGGTAGTACTGGCCAGAGAAACAAATGGAAACTAAATCACCTGCAGGAACTGTTCCAGCTCTCTCTGGTGAAAAAGGTCCATCCCCATGTAAGCCGTTGTTCACGTCAATGACGCGCCCATTATGATGCGCACCAATTGTAATTCCACCACCCATATGTACGATAATGAGATTAGATGACTCGTATGTAGTACCGAGATCTTTCGCTGCTTTTCTTCCCACTGCTTTTTGATTGAGCGCATGAAAAATACTTTTTCTTGGGATTTCCGGCACACCAGATAGCCTAGCAATATCTTGAAGCTCATCCACCACAACTGGGTCTACAATATAAGAAGGAATGTTTAATCCGGAAGCAATTTCAAAAGCTAAAATTCCACCTAGATTAGAAGCATGTTCTCCATTAAACCCCATCCGTAGATCTTGGAGCATTTCTTCATTCACTTGATAGGTTCCACCCTCGATAGGACGAAGTAATCCACCTCGTCCACAGACAGCAGCTAGCTTAGATATGTTAATCCCTTCATGATGAAGTTCCTCCAGAATAACTTTTTTTCGAAATTCATATTGATCAATAATTCTTGGGAACTCTGATAAATCTTCTGTGCTATGACGAATCGTCTTTTCAAACAGACAGTGGTCATCATCAAAGACACCAATTTTCGTAGAGGTGGAGCCTGGATTAATGACTAGTATTCGTTTTGTTTTCATGACGTGAATCCCCCTCTCACAGAAGTGTTTATTGTTTATTACGCAAAATATGTTGTCCGTTTAATAAGAATTGACTTCTAGATTGTTTAATCGTTTGAATTCTTTCTTCTGCCATTCGCTCCGCAGCCACATGCGTTCCGATATTATCTCTTTTAGCGATATCAAATACTTTCATCAAGTTGTCATAGATGGTTTCTACTTTTTTCAATGCACGCTCTTTGTTATAGCCATTTAATTCGTCTGCAATGTTCATAACACCACCAGCATTAATAACGAAGTCAGGTGCATACACAATACCCTTTTCACGCAACACATCACCATGTCTAGATTCTTTTAATTGGTTGTTAGCAGCACCAGCAACTACTTTCGCCTTGAGCAATGGAATTGTTTCATCATTAATAGTCGCTCCTAAAGCACAAGGTGCATAGATATCACATTCCACTTCGTAGATGTCATCCGGATCTACTGCTTTAGCGTTAAAAGCTTCCACCGCACGATTAACAGACTCTTTGTTTATATCTGTAACAATTAGGCTAGCACCTTCACGGTGAAGGTGCTCACATAACGTGTATGCCACGTTTCCGACACCTTGTACAGCAATCGTTTTACCTTCTAAAGAATCCGAGCCAAACGCTTCTTTTGCAGCTGCTTTAATTCCTTTATACACCCCAAACGCTGTTACTGGTGAAGGGTTCCCAGAAGAGCCAAACTCAGGTGAAATCCCCGTTACAAAATTCGTCTCTTGGTGAATAAGGTCCATATCAGCAACTGTCGTACCAACATCCTCTGCCGTGATATAACGGCCATTTAACCCTTGAATGTAACGACCGAATGCACGAAACATTGCCTCATTTTTATCCTTTCTCGGATCCCCAATAATAACGGTTTTTCCACCACCAAGATTTAACCCAGCTGCTGCATTTTTGTATGTCATACCTTTCGCCAGACGTAGCGCATCCTCGATAGCAGCTTCTTCTGAGGCATAAGTCCACATTCTTGTACCACCTAATGCCGGTCCTAACGTCGTATCATGAATCGCAATTATAGCTTTTAATCCTGATGTTTTATCTTGACAGAACACCAACTGTTCGTAATCGTATGTTTCCATATATTTAAAAATTTCCATATTGAAACCTCCTAATCTATAGTTGAAGACATTAACGCTAAGCTTAAAGAAAATACTTTATTTTCAAATGTATCGGATCGGGACGTAAGAACAATAGGAGCTTTTGCTCCGACAATGATTGCCGCTGTTTTGGCATTCGCAAAATAAATAAATGATTTATATAAGGTGTTGCCCACTTCTATGGTTGGTGCAATCATAATATCTACATCACCTGCAACAGAGGACGAGATTCCTTTAATTTCTGCCGCCTTTTTCGATACTGCAAGATCAAATGCAAGCGGTCCTTCTATCTTACAATTTGGTATTTCACCCTTTCGGCCCAATTCTACAAGCTGTGCAGCATCTAGTGTTGCTTGCATATTCGGATTGACATATTCTACGGCCGCCAGTACTGCTACTTTGGGACGGGTAATTCCTATTTTGTTAGCAATAAATACCGAATTTTTGGTGATCGCTGCTTTTTCTTCGAGGGATGGTGCAATATTCATTGCTGCATCCGATAGCATAATTAATTTGGAATAATTAGGGACTTCAAATAAAGCAGCATGAGAAAGAACATTCCCTCCTCGGATACCAAACTCCTTGTTTAAAACTGCCTTTAAAAGCAAAGCCGAGGGAAGATTCCCTTTCATTAAGACATGCGCTCCCCCGTTTCGCACAAGTTGGACCGCTTCACGCGCCGACTCCTCTACACTAATGGTATTAGTAATAGACAAGCTTCCCACATCTAGCTCTATATCTTTTGCAAGATGTAAGATTCTGGCTTTATCACCAAATAAGTGGAAGAAACATAAATTCTCTTCTAAAGCAGATTTCACTGCTAAGAGAACTTCTTTTTCATCCGCTTGAGCCACGGAAACGATACGATTCTTTCGTTCTTTTACACGTTCAACAAGTGTAGCTAATTTCTGCATAAAAACCCCCCTTATCATCTCCTCAAATAATTAACATGCAAATTACGTGCCAACAAGTAAAATCAATAATTTCAAGCTTTCAGTATTTTGAGCAACGCAGATTTTTGCAATTACGAAAAATCTTGCATGCTTTTTTTGTCAATCTCGTATTTGTCCATTTTATAATAAAGATTTCGAATGGATATTCCTAATATCTCAGCGGTTTTTGTTTTATTAAAATCCGTTTTACGATAAGCATCCGAAATAATTTGTTTTTCCACCTTCTCTAGGGACTCATGTAACGGACGGTTTTCATATCCTACATGAAGGATAGATTCCTTTTGATTGTGTGGTTCAGTCTTTTCTAACCCGAGTTTTGGAATGTGTTCGCGCAATATGATTTCTTCATGAACTTTCATGTATATCATCGCTCGCCCAATCACATTCTCTAATTCACGGATATTTCCTGGCCAATGGTATTCCTTCAAATATTCAATGGCTTCTTTTGCAATGGATGTTACGTTTCGCCCGTAATCTTGGTTTAGCTTTTCGATTAAATAATGTGTAATCGCTTCTATATCCTCACTTCTCTCGCGCAATGGTGGAATATAAATAGGCAATCGATTTAAACGATAGTACAAATCTTCTCTAAATTTCCCGTTCATAATCGCTTTCTCTAAGTTTGCATTCGTCGCTGTAATGATGCGAA includes:
- the prli42 gene encoding stressosome-associated protein Prli42, producing the protein MANKNVVKHQNQPRKLSKRERRMKVIIYIMIIAMILSSLSAGLALFIS
- a CDS encoding L,D-transpeptidase, which translates into the protein MIRSIFLSLVMVLSPLWPFGENPTPGAPFIIINKQSNQLAFVDNNQIEQIYPVATGATNSLTPEGLHTVLIKAVDPYYRKKNIPGGDQNNPLGSRWIGFDAEDTDGRTYGIHGTNRPDSIGKNVSAGCIRMQNKSVEQLFAKVPIGTKVLIVTSEKDFWTLAVAYNAIKKS
- a CDS encoding aromatic acid exporter family protein produces the protein MKIGYRTLKTAIGTPVSIWIAELFQLDNYVSAGILTILCIQSTRKRSFISSGHRIAACLLAILFACILFGLIGYHPITIGLLLILFIPVTVKFKITSGIASSSVILLHLYSAGVIDFPLIVNELGIIGIGIGVALLLNLYMPSLDDTLKNTQQQLEDNFKSILYEISVYLREGTQTWTGREIIATDELLNKSERLVARDVENHIFRGSHPYSDYFKMRRKQFDLLKRMLPLVSQIQVGYDQCYRLADFFESLSESVHPGNTATRHLEAMKQLKRTFSEDELPKTREEFEARATLFRLMYEMEQYLIIKRYFKKSDV
- a CDS encoding BrxA/BrxB family bacilliredoxin, producing MDFNLYMHDIVQSAREDLTQAGYKELTSPEEVDRALNEKGTTLVMVNSTCGCAGGVARPAAAHAIHYDKRPDHLVTVFAGQDKDATERAREYFEGYPPSSPSFALLKDGKIISMVERHDIEGFSPVDVVTKLQALFDQHCEEV
- a CDS encoding alpha-ketoacid dehydrogenase subunit beta — encoded protein: MPVLSYIQAVTQAMREEMERDEKVFVLGEDVGKRGGVFRATEGLYEQFGDARVLDTPLAESAIAGVGIGAAMYGMRPVAEMQFADFIMPAINQIISEAAKIRYRSNNDWHCPITIRAPYGGGVHGALYHSQSVEAIFANQPGLKIVMPSTPYDVKGLLKAAIRDDDPVLFFEHKRAYRLIKGEVPEEDYTLPIGKADVKREGSDVTVITYGLCVHFALQAAEKLASEGIDVHILDLRTIYPLDQEAIIEAASKTGKVLLVTEDTLEGSIIGEVAAIISEHCLFDLDAPIKRLAGPNVPAMPYAPTMEKRFMVNPDKVEQAIRDLAEF
- a CDS encoding thiamine pyrophosphate-dependent dehydrogenase E1 component subunit alpha codes for the protein MTDNKHQALGLTDEDVMNMYETMLLARKIDERMWLLNRAGKIPFVISCQGQEATQVGAAYALDRNKDYVLPYYRDMGVVLAFGMTATELMLSGFAKAEDPNSGGRQMPGHFGQKKNRIVTGSSPVTTQVPHAVGVALGGKMEKKDFVSFVTLGEGSSNQGDFHEGANFAGVHKLPVIFLVENNKYAISVPVDRQLACEKVSDRAIGYGMPGYTVDGNDPLEVYRVVKEAADRARNGEGPTLIEAVSYRLTPHSSDDDDRHYRDQEEVEEAKQKDSLRTFATYLREIGLLTDEKQEELEKRIMTQVNEATDYAEQASYPDADTLYDFVYGEQGGER
- the lpdA gene encoding dihydrolipoyl dehydrogenase — translated: MAKDYDLVILGGGTGGYVAAIRASQLGLKTAIVEKEKLGGTCLHKGCIPSKALLRSAEVFRQTKEASDFGVISDEPTLNFEKVQSRKSSIIETLHRGVQGLMKKGKIDVYEGYGRILGPSIFSPTAGTISVEYENGDENDMLIPKNVLISTGSHPRTLPGLEVDCKKIMTSDDILQLEALPASLIVLGGGVIGIEWASMLADFGVEVTVLEYGSRILPTEDHEIAKEMHKQLKKKGINILTNANLLADTLQTDSQVQVEADINGNTESFVADGILISIGRVPNTENIGLENTDIQKTEQGFIQTNEMYQTKESHIYAIGDVIGGMQLAHVASHEGIVAVEHIAGEKPFPIQYDNVPSCIYSHPEAASVGITEEQAKERGFDIKVGKMPFQAIGKALVYGETDGFAKIIADKQTNDILGIHLIGPHVTDMISEAGLAMVLDATPWEVGETIHPHPTLSEIFGEAALAVDGKQIHG
- the buk gene encoding butyrate kinase, with the translated sequence MKTKRILVINPGSTSTKIGVFDDDHCLFEKTIRHSTEDLSEFPRIIDQYEFRKKVILEELHHEGINISKLAAVCGRGGLLRPIEGGTYQVNEEMLQDLRMGFNGEHASNLGGILAFEIASGLNIPSYIVDPVVVDELQDIARLSGVPEIPRKSIFHALNQKAVGRKAAKDLGTTYESSNLIIVHMGGGITIGAHHNGRVIDVNNGLHGDGPFSPERAGTVPAGDLVSICFSGQYYREEVMKKLVGHGGLVGYLGTNDAVEVEEKMLQGDETARLVYEAMAYQVAKEVGAMSAVLKGKVDAIALTGGIAHSKPIVRMISDHIGWIADVLIYPGENELEALAQGTLRVLNEEEQPKQYPNVKEG
- a CDS encoding Leu/Phe/Val dehydrogenase, which encodes MEIFKYMETYDYEQLVFCQDKTSGLKAIIAIHDTTLGPALGGTRMWTYASEEAAIEDALRLAKGMTYKNAAAGLNLGGGKTVIIGDPRKDKNEAMFRAFGRYIQGLNGRYITAEDVGTTVADMDLIHQETNFVTGISPEFGSSGNPSPVTAFGVYKGIKAAAKEAFGSDSLEGKTIAVQGVGNVAYTLCEHLHREGASLIVTDINKESVNRAVEAFNAKAVDPDDIYEVECDIYAPCALGATINDETIPLLKAKVVAGAANNQLKESRHGDVLREKGIVYAPDFVINAGGVMNIADELNGYNKERALKKVETIYDNLMKVFDIAKRDNIGTHVAAERMAEERIQTIKQSRSQFLLNGQHILRNKQ
- a CDS encoding bifunctional enoyl-CoA hydratase/phosphate acetyltransferase, whose protein sequence is MQKLATLVERVKERKNRIVSVAQADEKEVLLAVKSALEENLCFFHLFGDKARILHLAKDIELDVGSLSITNTISVEESAREAVQLVRNGGAHVLMKGNLPSALLLKAVLNKEFGIRGGNVLSHAALFEVPNYSKLIMLSDAAMNIAPSLEEKAAITKNSVFIANKIGITRPKVAVLAAVEYVNPNMQATLDAAQLVELGRKGEIPNCKIEGPLAFDLAVSKKAAEIKGISSSVAGDVDIMIAPTIEVGNTLYKSFIYFANAKTAAIIVGAKAPIVLTSRSDTFENKVFSLSLALMSSTID